One region of Triticum aestivum cultivar Chinese Spring chromosome 6B, IWGSC CS RefSeq v2.1, whole genome shotgun sequence genomic DNA includes:
- the LOC123133822 gene encoding uncharacterized protein: MADEHVRTQPPAGRSALPHTTEETTEETRKRPADEGAERSAKRPSRTKLHKAIMRSLGDVREAQATLYDPKRRRFDCCRGFDWDMREPAVFDHEEESTARFSRPLDEIPESRLDCLMIALNVIHVKVLASDVGFPISVFGNVLMRDDLDFKCIYLFQRDRDNCQVISSPDEMLNLIGPNRGPAEADVFYFEINLKIRGEEPAMDMIFSRTLVYQDYPLDAWTNKQQVSSWLSTLEFSYRSVHYAVEATVGIKILRGPRFLHGSLIASTSEEPSEMVLYDSERWGANTKVAEDGSVNLPRCLVILRVDEDLFLKVCAFGRRHRRAKPKTTVLTVEHSDRSFDIKLGCYHLQVTVSWSGILLR; the protein is encoded by the exons ATGGCGGACGAGCACGTTAGGACCCAGCCGCCGGCCGGCCGCTCTGCACTACCACACACCACGGAGGAGACCACGGAGGAGACCCGTAAGCGTCCGGCGGATGAGGGCGCGGAGCGGTCGGCGAAGCGGCCGTCGCGGACCAAGCTGCACAAAGCGATCATGCGATCTCTTGGTGATGTCCGCGAGGCGCAGGCCACGCTGTACGATCCCAAGCGAAGGCGCTTTGACTGCTGCCGCGGCTTTGACTGGGACATGCGCGAGCCCGCCGTGTTCGACCACGAGGAAGAGT CAACGGCTCGGTTCTCAAGGCCGCTTGACGAAATCCCGGAGTCTCGATTAGACTGCCTGATGATCGCGCTGAATGTGATTCATGTGAAGGTATTGGCCTCCGATGTAGGTTTCCCGATAAGCGTGTTTGGGAATGTGTTGATGAGAGATGACTTGGACTTCAAATGCATCTACCTCTTCCAACGTGATAGAGACAACTGCCAGGTCATCAGCTCACCG GATGAAATGCTAAATTTGATAGGGCCCAATCGAGGACCTGCAGAAGCTGATGTTTTCTATTTTGAGATCAACCTAAAGATCAGGGGCGAAGAACCTGCTATGGATATGATTTTCAGCAGGACTTTGGTGTACCAAGATTATCCTCTTGATGCATGGACTAACAAACAACAAGTTTCAAGTTGGCTGAGTACATTAGAGTTTTCATACAGATCTGTGCACTATGCGGTGGAAGCCACCGTTGGGATCAAAATTTTGAGAGGGCCACGATTCTTGCATGGCAGCCTGATAGCTTCCACATCCGAAGAGCCTAGTGAGATGGTGCTATATGACAGTGAGCGCTGGGGTGCCAATACCAAGGTTGCTGAGGATGGGTCGGTGAATCTACCTCGTTGTCTAGTAATTCTGCGCGTAGACGAGGATTTATTCCTAAAAGTTTGTGCTTTTGGTCGTCGCCATAGAAGAGCTAAGCCAAAGACCACTGTCCTTACAGTTGAACATTCTGATAGATCATTCGATATAAAACTAGGTTGTTATCATTTACAAGTCACCGTGTCCTGGTCAGGCATTTTGTTGcgctag